In Alligator mississippiensis isolate rAllMis1 chromosome 9, rAllMis1, whole genome shotgun sequence, the genomic stretch gaacCGGCACGCTCGGCTGGCAGGGCTCTTCTGGTGTTTGTTTTCGGGGAGGGGCATTTTTGGCAAGCATGGATTCATCTGGGAGTGGGGCCGAGCTGGTGTTCTTGCAACCCCGACAAGAGCAGACCACTCAAAGCCTTGCTTGGCTCTTCCCACTAGCCAGAGAAAGAGTTATTTGGGTCCAGGGGGGTGGAAATAAAGGGCAGGGATATGAAGGGAGAAAGGGCACGAGAGTTGGTCATGACCTGGCCTCGTCTCCAGGTGCTGGCGGCAAAAATGAAGCTCCCTGTGCTCACCGGAGCCAGGTCAGGGAGTGCCTATGGTGCTTAGGATGGGGTGAAGATGCAGGGAAAGGTCAAGGCAAGTCGGACCTCTCCCCACCTCGACAGCTCCCTAAGCCCaccttgctagcaccacagctcaGCTCTCCGTGTGGGACCACGCACCAGCCCTGTTCTCCCCTTGCACGACACCACTTCAGCCCCCCTGGGCACAACCGTGGTAGTCATGGACCAGACGAGAAGAGCCTCTTGGCACCAGACTGACCTTCCTGGCAGCACCGAGGAAGATGGACCCTCCAGGGTCACTTCTCCCCCAGGTAGTTGGTGGTCTTCCCGGTTTTCTTCAGTGTTTCTAGCAAGGTGTCGATGCTGTGCTCTGACTCAACGCACACCTTCTTGTTGGGCAGGTCGATGTCAAACTGGACgcctgggagggggagaagagaccCCAGAGATGAGGAGCCAAGTCCTCTCCAGGTCATGACCCCCCCACATAAAataatcatagactcataggacatgagggttggatgggacctccggaggtcgcatctcgtccaaccccctgctccaagcaagaccagccccaactgcatcatcccagacaagaatctgtcttaaacacctccaaggatggagacgccaccacctctctgggtaacccgtcctagtgcttcaccaccctcctagggaaagaatttttcctaatatctaacctcgacttctcttgctgcaactggagcccattgctccttgtcctgtcatctgtccccactgagaccagtccagctccatcctcttcgcagcccccctgcagggaggtgaaggctgctattagcaCCCTCCAGTCTCTTTTGCAAACTGGTTTGGATGgagctgatcctgccttaggAGGGGACCTTCCTCTGAGCCGGGGGgtgcttgcccccctgcctgggctctaAACACTAGCCCAGCTGCCCATACCCCTGCATGCACTAGGTGCGCGGGGTGGCTGCAACCCGAACCCAAATCCGAATCCGCTCCGGCGTTacaagtggctgcagccaggcaggaggtggaggtggagcagGCACAAAACtggagtggggggcccaaaactggacacaggactccaggcgTGGCCTCACCCGtaccgaatagaggggaagaatcacttccctccatttgctggcaatgctcctaccgatgcagcccaggatgcccttacccttcttggcaacacgggcacactgctgacccatctccatcttcttgtcccctgtcaccccaggtccttttctgcagagctgctgcccagcccgtcacccccagcctgcaccggtgcatgggattgctttgtccgaagtgcaggactttgcatgtgtcctAATtcaacctcaggagatttcttttggcccaatcctccagtatgttgaggtctctctgaatctccCTCTATTGCAATTCCCCTCAATTGCAGTTCTTTATTGCCTCTCCTCTCCCACGGTCTCTTCCCTTGCCTGAATCCCCACAACGCCTACCTATaggaagcaggcacaggcaggcttTTCTAGCATCTGTCACTGGAGGGTTGACCCCCTCAGCCTCCATCTCCTCCCCGAGTCTACTTGGGAAATgctagtggggagggggggcattctGCAATAATAAACcctttacaggtggggaaactgaggcacacaggcaAATATGGCCTTCCCCCAAAGTCAAATGGCAAAGCCCAGCTCCGTCCCTCTCACCACTAGACATCCTTGTCCCTTTGGTGCACAGATACATCCTTAGAAACAACTAGAAGTTCAAAGCAGCTGGCCAAGGGGAACAAGGGCTCGAGACTGAACACAGGAACTTGGTTTCTGTAGCAGCAGGGATCTCAAAAACAGCCAGGGCatgcatttaattaaaaacactaTCCCCAGAAACTGGGGATACCAGCTGACATGTGTTATTGGGGCCCCATATAAGTCCCATCAGGCAAGAAAGATGAGTAGCCAGGCTCCTTCCTGCTCCTTCCAAAGGCCTTCCTCACTCTCTGGTGCAGCAAGCTGCTACATCAGTGAGAGGCTCAGAGGGATGGACTGTCTCCCAGCTGGCAGGAACCAGAGTATTGTCTTGCTCTGCCTCCAGCGCAGCCGGCCAGAGAGAAGCATGCATGTGCAACCAGGCCCGGCGAGAGCCAGGTGTCCGGGCTGCATTTGCATTCGCCGCACATGCTCTCCACGGCATCGGGGCTGCCTCTGCTCATTGATTACCAGTTTCATGTGGCTCGTTTCTACCGGACTGCTGCCTGGTTTGCGGGGACCGCAGCCCGGCTCTCACGGTAAACACAGCTCGGCAGAAGGCTTCTGCACAACCAAACCACCCCAGGTCTTGCATACAGGATGAGGAGCCAGCCTGCACGTAGGAGCTGCAAGCTCTCTCCTTGCCGGGCTAGCTCTCCAGCTAAAGGCCCGGTCAGCTTGCATGAAGAACCGAAGCAGAACAGCTGAGAAAAGCCGCTGGCTTGGCAGGGCCCTCCCCTGAGCCAAGACGAAGGGGTGGGGTTGCTttctgggagcaggaaggaaagcagcCTCTTTGATCAGCGGGCTGGACAGGTCAACCTGCCCCTCTCGGGACCTTGCTGGGTCTGGCTGCAATCTGGGCTGGCGCTTGCACTGGGGCATCAGCGGCTTTTCCTCCTGCCCTCGGGACCAGGTCTGTAGCCCAAGCCAGTCCCGAGGCCCAtagctgccctgcactgcaagaAGAGGAACTGGACTGGAATTTCCTGTTGTTGCGAGGCAGttttgccctcctcccccaccgctCTCAGGGTCACGGGAGTCTGCTGCAAGATTAATAATTAGTTACTGGCTCACCACCTGCCACGGCagcagagtgaggggcaaggTGAGTCTCTGGGGGATGCTACACCCACAGCACCCACTTCTGCACTCCTTCCCGAGCCCAAGGGGGATGCAGCCGGGCAGGGGTtaccccagggctgccccattcCTCAGGCCTGGCGAGGGGATGTATTTTGGGGGTGGGCTCGATCTCCCAGGAGGGGTGCAGCAAGCAGGCTTTGAATactgccctgcaccagctcccatccccttctccttctccctctctgtgTGAACACCTCCTACGGCTTCTGCTTCACACCTGGAGATGCTGATGTGCTTGGGCATGTTTCTCTATGCAGAGGATCCAGCAGGCTCCCTGGGGCCTCCTGGATGTGCCCAGGTAACAGGTTGAGGCTACCCTCAACCTCCTTCTGCACCGGCAAACCTGGTCCAGGGTGCCATTCGATGGAGAGTGCACAccagggaggagagcagggacCTTGCACCAGCCTCTGCCAAGGAGAAGGGAGGAAGCAGAGGCTTGGCGCGAGGACTCCCGTTCC encodes the following:
- the ATOX1 gene encoding copper transport protein ATOX1 — encoded protein: MPKHEFFVDMTCEGCSNAVTRVLNKLGGVQFDIDLPNKKVCVESEHSIDTLLETLKKTGKTTNYLGEK